The following proteins are co-located in the Methanobacterium aggregans genome:
- a CDS encoding stage II sporulation protein M: protein MKLKHVNCLKGFLPSKIIFTIFVILYVSGFIFAYFKPFLARSFFNGGFFLGYMDVKFIFPHTVAFNYIFNQFVLFLGGVSAHLFLNNLGVSLACVFTGIPIVSVIFLKLFTSMGAVNYLLMVKVGIIKAFLILGGSFHFYFEFLAAMLSVDAFLKFYRSFFHFLMQKNFKEFKEDILTDFLPLILRIIILLAIAAILEVFWSTWWVYILTQHYVPWINFYMGFYSCKII from the coding sequence ATGAAACTGAAACACGTTAACTGTTTGAAAGGATTTTTACCATCCAAAATTATTTTTACAATCTTCGTTATCCTTTACGTTTCAGGATTCATTTTTGCCTACTTCAAACCATTTTTAGCCCGTAGTTTCTTTAATGGAGGTTTTTTCCTTGGATACATGGATGTTAAGTTCATATTTCCCCATACAGTGGCCTTCAACTACATCTTCAATCAGTTCGTTCTTTTTTTAGGTGGAGTTTCAGCTCATCTCTTCCTGAACAATTTGGGAGTATCTTTAGCCTGCGTATTCACAGGAATACCTATAGTTTCGGTTATATTCCTCAAACTCTTCACTTCGATGGGTGCTGTAAACTACCTTCTCATGGTTAAGGTTGGAATTATCAAGGCCTTCCTGATACTTGGAGGATCTTTCCACTTTTACTTCGAATTTTTAGCTGCAATGCTGTCTGTGGATGCATTCTTAAAGTTTTACAGATCATTTTTCCATTTTTTAATGCAAAAAAACTTCAAAGAATTTAAAGAAGATATTTTAACGGATTTTCTTCCATTGATATTGAGAATAATAATTTTACTTGCAATTGCAGCCATTTTGGAGGTATTCTGGAGCACATGGTGGGTTTACATCCTTACCCAGCACTACGTACCTTGGATTAACTTTTATATGGGATTTTACTCCTGTAAAATAATTTAA
- a CDS encoding undecaprenyl-diphosphate phosphatase, with product MDIIYAIILGMVQGLTEFLPVSSSAHLVFFQNIMGTGQSVAFDTVLHMGTLAAVVSFFFKDIIRMIKALVSIIADIFHGKFKEGVKEDVYKRLVWLLVVGTIPAGLMGILLKSQFESMFNSVPIVGFFLLVTGVLLWASEHHKGGNKDVKEVSFKNALAIGVFQGFAIAPGISRSGSTIAAGLFSGLNRELAARYSFLLSIPAILGAALVQAKDIGALDMSITALVAGFISAVVFGYLAIKLLMKIIKDWSLNIFAYYCWIVGAIAIILSTGIIKL from the coding sequence ATGGACATAATTTATGCAATAATACTGGGAATGGTCCAGGGTTTAACTGAATTTCTCCCTGTGAGCAGCTCAGCTCATCTAGTATTTTTCCAAAACATCATGGGAACAGGACAAAGTGTTGCATTTGATACAGTTCTCCACATGGGTACACTGGCCGCAGTTGTTTCATTCTTCTTCAAGGACATAATAAGAATGATAAAAGCCCTTGTATCAATCATAGCAGACATATTCCATGGGAAATTTAAGGAAGGAGTTAAAGAAGACGTTTACAAAAGACTGGTATGGCTCCTTGTTGTTGGTACTATTCCTGCAGGTTTAATGGGAATACTCCTGAAAAGTCAGTTCGAAAGTATGTTCAACTCAGTCCCAATTGTAGGATTCTTCCTCCTCGTAACAGGTGTACTTCTATGGGCTTCCGAACACCATAAAGGTGGAAATAAAGATGTTAAAGAGGTTTCATTCAAAAATGCCCTGGCAATAGGTGTTTTCCAGGGATTTGCAATAGCACCTGGTATATCCCGTTCCGGATCAACCATAGCAGCAGGTCTCTTCTCAGGACTCAACAGGGAACTTGCAGCAAGGTACAGCTTCCTTCTCTCAATACCAGCCATACTTGGAGCTGCACTGGTTCAGGCTAAGGACATAGGCGCCCTAGATATGAGCATAACAGCACTCGTGGCGGGTTTCATCTCTGCAGTTGTGTTCGGTTACCTTGCAATCAAGCTCCTCATGAAGATCATCAAAGACTGGAGTCTTAATATATTTGCATACTACTGCTGGATCGTTGGTGCAATTGCAATAATCCTTTCAACCGGGATTATTAAACTTTAG
- a CDS encoding branched-chain amino acid transaminase translates to MAFDESGKIWFNGKLVDWKDANIHVLSHVVHYGSSVFEGIRCYNTKKGPAVFRLQDHMQRLLNSGKIYRMDIPYTVDELCQATLDTIKANKLRECYIRPIAFRGYAELGVYPLNCPVETVIAAWGWGQYLGEEAIENGVDLGVSTWRRMAPDTMPNMAKAGSNYMNSQLAKMESVMNGYDEAIMLDYQGMVGEGSGENIFLVKDEVLYTPPISSSLLGGITRDSIIELAGDMGLEVREEALPREMLYIADEVFLTGTAAELTPIRSIDKIPVGEGRRGEITKKLQETFFKVLNCEVDDEKGWLSFVEG, encoded by the coding sequence ATGGCATTTGATGAATCAGGAAAGATATGGTTTAACGGAAAATTAGTTGATTGGAAAGATGCAAATATACACGTTCTGTCTCACGTTGTTCACTACGGATCAAGCGTATTTGAAGGTATAAGGTGCTACAACACCAAAAAGGGACCTGCGGTCTTTCGTTTGCAGGACCACATGCAGAGGCTTCTGAACTCAGGTAAGATATACAGGATGGACATACCCTACACAGTTGACGAACTCTGTCAGGCTACCCTTGACACCATAAAGGCCAACAAACTCAGAGAATGTTACATAAGGCCGATAGCATTCAGGGGTTATGCCGAACTGGGTGTTTACCCCCTGAACTGTCCAGTTGAAACTGTGATAGCTGCCTGGGGCTGGGGACAGTACTTGGGTGAGGAGGCAATTGAAAACGGTGTTGACCTGGGTGTTTCAACATGGAGGCGTATGGCACCTGACACCATGCCAAACATGGCTAAAGCAGGTTCTAACTACATGAACTCCCAGCTTGCAAAGATGGAATCCGTGATGAACGGATACGACGAGGCAATAATGCTAGACTACCAGGGAATGGTCGGTGAAGGAAGTGGAGAGAACATATTCCTGGTCAAGGACGAAGTTCTGTACACCCCACCAATTTCATCATCACTGCTTGGTGGAATAACCAGGGATTCGATAATTGAACTTGCTGGTGACATGGGACTTGAGGTCAGGGAGGAAGCACTTCCACGTGAAATGCTCTACATCGCAGATGAGGTCTTCCTCACAGGTACGGCTGCAGAACTCACACCAATAAGATCCATAGACAAGATACCTGTAGGTGAAGGTAGAAGGGGAGAAATAACCAAAAAGCTTCAGGAAACCTTCTTCAAGGTTCTTAACTGTGAGGTTGATGATGAGAAGGGATGGTTATCCTTCGTGGAAGGATAA
- a CDS encoding restriction endonuclease: MEKNRLVRFVAKVMEESGFKVYQNFKTSRHMIDIYGVLPTVLGDMGVVVACKNYDERWEVGLDVLKEMEMVAKTLKASKVVVITTSYFTKSAINYAGRRNIKIVDKDGLLTMAKKFSGNAASMNETRADVIDNEFEDEEDYVPASNPISRPKSRVVTSGLINRGKQSLSKKTGQKSVSSVGPMIKAILRNIIALIIIVFLLSYFAAYLISFGYKNTAVLGVSKILFSAILAYGIVILVERDATKILTKGTTVFFVTMIMHVIIIILT; encoded by the coding sequence TTGGAAAAAAACAGACTTGTCAGGTTCGTTGCAAAGGTTATGGAAGAATCTGGGTTCAAGGTTTACCAGAACTTCAAAACATCTAGACACATGATAGATATTTATGGAGTTTTACCCACGGTTTTAGGGGATATGGGCGTTGTTGTAGCCTGTAAAAACTACGATGAACGATGGGAAGTTGGACTTGACGTTCTTAAGGAAATGGAGATGGTTGCAAAAACCCTTAAAGCTTCCAAGGTCGTGGTTATTACAACATCTTACTTCACCAAGAGTGCCATAAACTACGCAGGCAGAAGAAACATCAAAATAGTGGACAAGGATGGCCTTCTCACCATGGCTAAAAAATTCTCTGGAAATGCTGCTTCAATGAATGAAACCCGTGCTGATGTTATTGATAATGAATTTGAAGATGAAGAAGATTATGTTCCAGCATCAAATCCAATATCACGACCCAAATCCCGGGTGGTTACATCTGGACTGATAAACAGGGGAAAACAAAGTTTATCAAAAAAAACTGGTCAAAAAAGTGTGAGTTCAGTTGGCCCAATGATTAAAGCCATTTTAAGGAACATAATTGCCCTGATAATCATAGTATTCCTCCTGTCATATTTTGCAGCTTATCTCATCAGCTTTGGATATAAAAACACTGCTGTTCTGGGAGTTTCAAAGATACTGTTTTCAGCAATTCTGGCATATGGAATCGTTATTTTAGTGGAAAGGGATGCAACCAAAATTCTCACGAAGGGTACAACTGTTTTCTTCGTGACCATGATAATGCACGTCATTATTATAATTCTAACCTGA
- the surE gene encoding 5'/3'-nucleotidase SurE yields MRILITNDDGVNSSGIMATKKAVEDLGEIQVVGPATQQSGIGHALTLFEPVRVTATNLADGSEAYAVSGTPTDSVIIGIYELACEKPDLVISGINIGENLGMSELTTSGTIGAAMEAAVHGVPALAVSLEVSRGDIKFHDGHVDIDFSHAQKILHRVAKRILDRGLPEGVDFLNLNIPSSPENDKIKLTRLGKRMYKIHIQKRRDPRGRPYYWIDGDPVEDDDEGTDVHTLRSQGFPTLTPISLDCTSQMHTMKEWLD; encoded by the coding sequence ATGCGAATTCTCATAACTAACGATGATGGAGTTAACTCTTCAGGAATCATGGCCACCAAAAAAGCAGTTGAAGATCTGGGGGAGATCCAGGTCGTAGGGCCAGCAACTCAGCAGAGCGGTATAGGTCATGCATTAACCCTTTTTGAACCTGTAAGGGTTACTGCGACTAACCTTGCGGATGGAAGCGAAGCTTACGCGGTGTCTGGAACGCCCACAGATTCGGTTATAATAGGAATTTATGAGCTAGCCTGTGAAAAACCAGACCTGGTGATATCTGGCATAAACATTGGGGAAAACCTTGGAATGTCTGAACTAACAACTTCTGGAACAATAGGTGCTGCAATGGAAGCCGCAGTTCATGGAGTACCTGCTTTAGCTGTTTCTTTAGAGGTTTCACGGGGTGATATAAAGTTCCATGATGGCCATGTGGATATTGACTTCAGCCATGCCCAGAAGATCCTTCACAGAGTTGCAAAGAGAATTCTGGACAGGGGACTGCCTGAGGGTGTTGATTTCCTGAACCTTAACATTCCCTCATCACCAGAAAATGATAAAATAAAGTTAACGCGTCTTGGGAAGCGAATGTACAAGATACACATTCAGAAAAGAAGGGATCCTAGGGGGAGACCATACTACTGGATCGATGGAGACCCAGTTGAGGATGATGATGAAGGAACCGATGTTCACACGCTCCGATCTCAAGGCTTTCCAACCCTAACTCCAATTTCCCTTGACTGCACATCCCAGATGCACACCATGAAAGAATGGCTGGACTGA
- a CDS encoding winged helix-turn-helix domain-containing protein, with protein MKKILWWLIGGTKGGVNRARIIHNLHQRPYNAHQLAEKLDLDYKTVRHHIKVLEENKVLTSSGEKYGTMYFLTPQMEDNYEIFQRIWHEMGEN; from the coding sequence ATGAAGAAAATATTATGGTGGCTTATTGGTGGTACTAAGGGGGGTGTTAACAGAGCAAGGATAATACACAACTTACACCAGCGACCATACAATGCCCATCAACTGGCTGAAAAATTGGATCTGGACTACAAAACTGTAAGACATCACATAAAGGTTTTGGAGGAAAACAAAGTCCTTACGTCATCTGGAGAGAAATATGGTACAATGTACTTTCTAACACCTCAGATGGAAGATAATTACGAAATTTTTCAGAGGATATGGCATGAAATGGGTGAAAATTAG
- a CDS encoding histidine kinase dimerization/phosphoacceptor domain -containing protein, translated as MKEHSQPEGSENIIVRIKKSLTMKLDLNSGSELNRIGFISLLLLSSFILTYYFHLQGIGHVFTHFFYLPTIMACIWWRRKGLLVPSILAILLIISNLMIPFSGVNLTEDLLRGVMFILVGLVTVLLTERFQETERQLSTLMSNLPGMAYRCKNDEDWTMKFVSDGCYELTGYTSKELVKNKKISYSSTIHPDDVEKVWNVVQLGVSSQKPFKTTYRIITADSKEKYVWEQGCGIYSDKRELISLEGFITDITNRKKVEQEVKHLNSVLKSIRNVNQLIVKEKNRDELFRRVCNILRKTRDFKFVWIGLVNEENFDIVPAASSGFEEGYLDSIEITWDDSPEGNGPSGMAIKNRKPHIMRNLIHDPNFKPWKDEALKRGFSSSIALPLMHEKMVYGSLAIYSEEFDAFNSEEAVLLMELAEDIGFAIHNLNVESKQREMEESLRTSEEKYRTLFDNADDAIIIMKDNRFVDCNSKTLDMYGASRGEIIGETPHTLFSPHHQDKKSREKALKYINRALDGIPQVFEWELRKKDGALFYGEVKLNNLNLEGGNYLMAVVRDITERKIAEDQIKLSLHEKEVLLREIHHRVKNNLQIISSLLNLQSRGIDNEEVREIFKESQTRVKAMAMVHEKLYQSNDLSKIQFKDYILSLVGNLIQTYLKDPSIIALKTDIDEIYVDINTAVPSGLIITEIISNSLKHAFPEEGAGEINIFLRREGSDLVLKISDNGKGFPGDFDFRNTGTLGLQLVNSLVEQLEGKIELDNTNGVEFRIIFKELEYAKRN; from the coding sequence GTGAAAGAACATTCTCAACCTGAAGGATCAGAAAATATAATAGTAAGGATCAAAAAGAGTCTTACAATGAAACTGGATTTGAACTCGGGTTCTGAACTTAACAGGATAGGTTTTATTTCTCTGCTTTTGTTGAGTTCCTTTATTTTAACCTACTATTTCCATTTACAGGGTATAGGTCATGTTTTCACCCACTTTTTCTATCTTCCCACCATAATGGCATGCATATGGTGGAGAAGGAAGGGTTTACTAGTACCCTCAATTTTGGCCATACTTTTAATTATAAGCAATTTAATGATCCCATTTTCAGGGGTTAATCTTACAGAGGACCTTCTAAGGGGGGTTATGTTTATTTTGGTGGGTTTAGTAACGGTGCTTCTAACTGAGAGATTTCAGGAAACTGAGAGACAGCTTTCAACCCTTATGAGCAACCTTCCAGGTATGGCCTACCGCTGCAAAAATGATGAAGACTGGACAATGAAGTTTGTAAGTGATGGATGCTACGAACTCACGGGTTACACCTCCAAAGAGCTTGTAAAAAATAAGAAGATCTCCTACTCCTCAACTATACATCCTGATGATGTTGAAAAAGTGTGGAATGTTGTTCAATTGGGAGTAAGTTCTCAAAAACCATTTAAAACAACCTACAGAATTATAACCGCGGATTCAAAGGAAAAGTATGTTTGGGAACAGGGTTGTGGGATATATTCGGATAAAAGAGAATTAATATCTCTTGAAGGATTTATAACAGATATAACAAATCGCAAAAAGGTAGAGCAAGAAGTTAAACATTTGAATTCTGTACTTAAATCCATACGTAATGTGAATCAGCTTATTGTTAAGGAAAAAAATAGGGACGAACTGTTCAGAAGGGTATGTAACATACTCAGGAAAACAAGGGACTTTAAGTTCGTATGGATAGGGTTGGTCAATGAAGAGAACTTTGATATTGTTCCTGCAGCGTCATCTGGCTTTGAAGAAGGTTACCTTGACTCCATCGAGATAACCTGGGACGATTCGCCAGAAGGCAATGGACCGTCAGGTATGGCCATTAAAAATCGAAAACCACATATCATGAGGAACCTAATTCATGATCCTAATTTTAAGCCGTGGAAAGATGAAGCTTTGAAAAGGGGGTTTTCATCTTCAATTGCTTTGCCACTTATGCATGAAAAAATGGTTTACGGGAGCCTGGCCATATACTCTGAAGAGTTTGATGCCTTTAATTCTGAGGAAGCAGTACTTTTAATGGAACTTGCAGAGGACATAGGATTTGCAATACACAACCTGAATGTTGAATCCAAACAGAGAGAGATGGAAGAATCTTTAAGGACAAGTGAAGAGAAATACCGAACTCTTTTTGATAATGCAGATGATGCCATCATCATAATGAAAGATAACAGATTTGTGGATTGTAACTCAAAAACCCTGGATATGTATGGGGCAAGCCGTGGGGAAATAATTGGTGAAACTCCTCACACCCTCTTTTCACCCCATCACCAGGATAAAAAATCCAGAGAAAAGGCTCTGAAATACATAAATAGGGCATTAGATGGCATTCCCCAAGTTTTTGAATGGGAACTAAGAAAAAAGGACGGTGCGCTATTTTATGGAGAGGTTAAATTAAATAATTTAAATTTAGAAGGTGGAAATTATTTAATGGCCGTGGTAAGGGATATTACCGAGAGAAAAATTGCAGAAGACCAAATAAAATTATCCCTTCATGAAAAAGAGGTTCTCCTCAGGGAGATACATCACCGTGTTAAAAACAACCTTCAGATAATATCCAGCCTTTTGAACCTTCAATCAAGGGGCATAGACAATGAAGAGGTACGTGAAATTTTTAAGGAGAGTCAGACCCGTGTTAAAGCAATGGCAATGGTGCATGAAAAACTTTACCAGTCCAATGACCTCTCCAAAATTCAATTCAAGGACTACATACTGAGTCTGGTGGGCAACCTCATTCAGACTTATCTGAAAGATCCATCAATTATTGCATTAAAAACCGATATTGATGAGATTTATGTAGATATTAACACGGCAGTTCCCTCTGGTCTGATAATAACTGAAATAATATCCAACTCCCTTAAGCACGCTTTTCCAGAGGAGGGTGCGGGTGAGATAAACATATTTCTGAGGCGGGAAGGATCTGATCTGGTTCTAAAAATTTCAGACAATGGTAAGGGGTTCCCTGGAGATTTTGACTTTAGAAATACAGGAACACTGGGCCTGCAGCTGGTTAACAGTTTGGTTGAACAGCTTGAAGGAAAAATTGAACTTGATAATACCAACGGTGTGGAATTCAGAATTATTTTTAAAGAGTTGGAGTACGCAAAAAGGAATTGA
- a CDS encoding methanogenesis marker 12 protein: MVFVGMDHGTTGVSFTILEEEPVHFKIGREELSSGKVSALEELSKRVDIGSIDLMAITYAMGDGINEIIPIENVKNRGIISIGGAGKVTGGGTSVYDEIKNSGVPTVLIPGLHRNTPCLDERFRAAYSHAASPEKVSISYNAYLETGFRNMIVADISSNSVSILVEDGTIKGAMDACVGAMGIIHGPLDLEMIRDIDDGEKTANECFSRAGAVKVAGVDTKVASAKEAIIRKYLEGQREAELAIETMVMTIIMEIWGLRGIADKIEGIVLTGSIGSMQEPINIFQMIKEGVEDIAPVLILPPTSGSVGSAQIAKAVFEGEKDILGIKVLEAH, encoded by the coding sequence ATGGTTTTTGTTGGTATGGATCACGGGACAACAGGAGTTTCATTTACAATATTAGAAGAAGAACCAGTTCATTTCAAGATTGGAAGGGAAGAACTATCATCTGGAAAAGTATCTGCCCTTGAGGAATTGTCAAAAAGGGTTGATATTGGATCCATAGATCTCATGGCCATAACCTACGCCATGGGTGATGGTATAAATGAAATAATCCCAATAGAAAATGTTAAAAATAGGGGTATAATCTCTATAGGCGGTGCCGGCAAAGTTACTGGTGGCGGAACATCTGTCTACGATGAAATTAAAAATTCAGGAGTACCAACTGTTCTCATTCCAGGACTTCATAGGAACACACCTTGTCTTGATGAAAGGTTCAGGGCAGCCTACTCCCATGCTGCAAGTCCTGAAAAGGTCAGTATATCCTACAATGCTTACCTTGAAACTGGATTCCGGAACATGATCGTTGCAGACATAAGCTCCAACAGTGTGAGCATCCTGGTTGAAGACGGGACTATAAAAGGCGCCATGGATGCTTGTGTTGGTGCTATGGGGATCATCCACGGCCCCCTGGACCTTGAGATGATCAGGGATATAGATGACGGTGAAAAAACTGCAAATGAATGTTTTTCACGTGCCGGGGCAGTTAAGGTTGCAGGTGTTGACACTAAGGTTGCCAGTGCCAAGGAGGCCATCATCAGGAAGTACCTTGAAGGCCAGAGAGAAGCTGAACTTGCCATTGAAACCATGGTCATGACAATAATCATGGAGATATGGGGCCTCAGGGGAATAGCGGATAAAATTGAGGGCATAGTGCTCACAGGTTCCATAGGTTCCATGCAGGAGCCCATTAATATCTTCCAGATGATAAAGGAGGGTGTTGAAGATATAGCGCCCGTTTTGATACTCCCTCCAACTTCAGGTTCAGTTGGAAGTGCCCAGATCGCAAAAGCTGTTTTTGAGGGTGAAAAAGATATCTTAGGTATTAAAGTTCTTGAAGCTCATTAA
- the ilvC gene encoding ketol-acid reductoisomerase: MKMYYDKDVDSSVLKDKTVAVIGYGSQGMAQSRNMADSGLNVVVGLRKDGNSWKAASDVGMEVMTVEDAAEQADVIHVLIPDEIQGKVYQESIKDHLEEGNTISFSHGYNIHYGYIKPAENINITMIAPKGPGSMVREQYLEGFGVPGLVAVERDATGDALQIALAMGQGAGLTKGGVLETTFKEETETDLFGEQAVLCGGVTGLINAGFQTLVEAGYQPEIAYFETCHEMKLIVDLIYKKGFGNMWHDVSNTAEFGGLMIRDRIVTDETREEMKKVLKEIQTGKFTKEFATENNAGAPMLNSLRRIEDDLQIEKVGAKLRKACGLQKDD; this comes from the coding sequence ATGAAGATGTATTACGATAAAGACGTAGATTCAAGCGTCTTAAAAGATAAAACCGTTGCTGTAATAGGTTACGGAAGCCAGGGAATGGCACAGTCAAGAAACATGGCAGACAGCGGGTTAAACGTTGTTGTCGGTCTTAGAAAAGACGGTAACTCATGGAAAGCTGCATCAGATGTAGGTATGGAAGTCATGACTGTTGAAGATGCTGCAGAACAGGCTGATGTAATACACGTACTCATACCTGATGAAATACAGGGCAAAGTTTACCAGGAATCCATAAAAGACCATCTGGAAGAAGGAAACACCATATCATTTTCACACGGTTACAACATACACTACGGTTACATAAAACCTGCAGAAAACATCAACATAACCATGATAGCTCCAAAAGGACCAGGTTCAATGGTAAGAGAGCAGTATCTTGAAGGATTCGGAGTTCCAGGACTTGTTGCAGTTGAAAGGGATGCTACAGGAGACGCACTTCAAATAGCCCTTGCAATGGGCCAGGGAGCAGGGCTCACAAAGGGCGGTGTCCTTGAAACAACATTCAAAGAAGAAACAGAAACAGATCTTTTCGGTGAACAGGCTGTACTCTGTGGAGGAGTTACAGGACTCATAAATGCAGGTTTCCAGACCCTTGTTGAGGCAGGTTACCAGCCAGAGATCGCATACTTCGAAACATGCCATGAAATGAAACTAATCGTTGACCTGATCTACAAGAAAGGATTTGGAAACATGTGGCACGATGTAAGTAACACAGCAGAATTCGGAGGACTCATGATCAGGGACCGCATTGTAACAGATGAAACCCGTGAAGAGATGAAAAAGGTTCTTAAAGAGATTCAGACAGGCAAATTCACCAAAGAATTTGCAACTGAAAACAATGCAGGAGCCCCTATGCTCAACAGCCTCAGGAGAATTGAGGATGATCTCCAGATCGAAAAGGTTGGTGCAAAATTAAGGAAAGCCTGCGGTTTACAGAAGGACGATTAA
- the ilvN gene encoding acetolactate synthase small subunit — translation MDEQRTHIISALVLHKPGVLQRVAGLFTRRGFNIENITVGTSQQKDLARMTIIAKGDEKVLEQITKQLNKLIEVIKVRDLDPESTVERELCLIKVHTPTERVRSEVIQYANIFRGRIIDVSPENITIEITGDPDKIEALIDLLRTFGIKEIARTGPTAMSRGNKTM, via the coding sequence ATGGATGAACAGAGAACCCATATAATAAGTGCCCTGGTCCTTCACAAGCCAGGTGTCCTGCAGAGGGTTGCTGGACTCTTCACAAGAAGGGGATTCAACATAGAAAACATCACAGTTGGAACTTCTCAGCAGAAAGACCTTGCACGCATGACCATAATTGCCAAAGGTGATGAAAAGGTCCTGGAACAGATAACAAAGCAGCTGAACAAGTTGATTGAGGTCATTAAGGTCCGGGATCTGGATCCTGAAAGCACAGTTGAAAGGGAGCTGTGCCTCATAAAGGTCCACACACCCACAGAAAGGGTCAGATCAGAGGTTATACAGTACGCAAACATTTTCAGAGGCCGAATCATTGATGTGAGTCCTGAAAATATAACCATTGAAATCACGGGAGATCCTGACAAAATAGAGGCATTGATCGATCTTCTGAGAACCTTTGGAATCAAAGAGATAGCCAGAACAGGACCCACAGCAATGTCACGCGGTAACAAGACCATGTAG